The Rhodoferax ferrireducens T118 DNA segment CGCGGCCAAGTCGCTGAAGGCGGGCGACCTGTTCTTCATGAGCTACTCCGGCCACGGTGGCCAGGTGCCCGACGTGAACGGTGACGAGCCGGACAAGAAGGACGAAACCTGGTGCCTGTTTGACGGCCAGCTGATCGACGATGAGCTCTACCTGGAGCTCAGCAAGTTCAAGGCCGGCGTGCGCATTCTGGTGCTGTCCGACAGCTGCCACAGCGGCAGCGTCACGCGCGAGCTGCCGCCGCCGCCACCACCACCCGGCCAGCGCATCAAGCTGATGCCCGATGCCGTGGCCCGGCGCGTCTATGGTGAACACCAAGCCTTCTACGACAAGCTGCAGCAGGACGTCACCGACGCTGCCAGCAAGGCCGGCGTGGACCCGGATGCAGCGCTGGCGGCACTGACGCAAGTCGGCGCGGCAGCCCATGCAACCGCGCTCGTTGGCAGCTTTCACCCGGCCGTCATCCTGATCTCCGGCTGCCAGGACAACCAGACCTCGATGGACGGCGAGCACAACGGCGCCTTCACGGAAGCGCTGCTGAAAGTCTGGAACCTGGGCAAGTTCAGCGGCAACTACGACACCTTCCACACGCGTATCCGCGCCGCCCTGCCTACCGGTCAATCACCCAATTTGTTCACGCTGGGCCAGGCGGGGAACTTCCTGGCACAAACACCTTTCACGGTCTGACCACCCGGTTCGATGCTTGCCATGGCCACCCGAGCACAGGACATCAGCTTCGTCATCCCGGGCCAGGCGCAGGCGGGCGGCGCCACCCGTGGCAGCAGCAAGGCCTCGGTGCGCGTTGGCGCGCAGCGCGGCGGTGCTGAGGCGGTGCGCGTGACCGCCCGCCCGGGCGAGGACGTCGTGGTGCTGACCATCGCCAACGGGCCAACGCTGTACCTGCACCCCGAAGACGCGCGCGACCTGATGCGCGCGCAAAGCGCCGGTGCCACCCGCGGCACGGTCAATGCGGCCGACGACAGCGAAGTTGTGGTCTCTCCGCAGCTCGGCTGGCCGGGGCTGGAGGCGGGCGCCACGCGCGGCGCGACCCGCGGCTGGATGGGCCAGACCGTGCTCAGCGCCTTCGAGCTCATCACCGGCCTGGCCAAAGACCCGGCGGCCAAACTGGCCGCCGCCGCCATCACCAGGAAAGTCGACGGTGCCGTGGACGCGGGTGTGTACGAACTCTCGGCGACTGCGCTGGAGCCGCTCAAGGGCAGCGGCCGCAAGCGCGACGCGGTGCCGGCGGCAGCCGACGGCGGGCCGCTGCTGGTGCTGGTGCACGGCACCTTCGTCGACAGCGTCAGCACCTTCGGCAAGCTCTGGACGCTGCACCCGCAGACCGTGCGCGCGCTGTTCCAGCACTACGGCGACCGGGTCTACGCGCTCGATCACCCGACCCTGGGCCAGAGTCCGATTGCCAACGCCTTGACGCTGGTGCGCGCCGTGCCGGCCGGCGCGCGCCTGCACCTGCTGACCCATTCGCGCGGCGGCCTGGTGGCCGAAGTGCTGGTGCGGGCCTGCGGCGGCAAGCCGCCTGGCAGCGAGGAGCTGGCCTTGTTCGACGGGGCCGACTACCGCCAGCAACGCGCCGATCTGCAGACCCTGGCCCAAGAGGCGATGGCCAAGGGCCTGAAGATCGAACGCGTGGTGCGGGTGGCCTGCCCGGCGCGCGGCACGCTGCTGGCGTCCAAACGCCTTGACGCCTACCTGTCGGTGCTGAAGTGGAGCCTGGAGCTGGGCGGTGTGCCGGTGGCGCCGCAGCTGCTCGACTTCCTGTGTGAAGTGGCGCGCCGGCGCGCCCAGCCCGACGAGCTGCCCGGCCTCGAAGCCATGATGCCCGGCAGCCCGCTGGTGCAGTGGCTCAACGGCGGCAGTGGCGACGGCGACGCCCTCCCTGGCGAACTGCTCGTGGTGGCCGGCGACATGGAGGGCGACTCGATCGGCTCCTGGGTCAAGACGCTGCTGTCCGATGCCTTCTACTGGACCGACAACGACCTGATCGTGCAGACGCGCTCGATGTACGGCGGCGCGCCGCGTGCCGCCAGCGCCGCCGGCGCCGGGGCGAGTTTTGTGCTCGACCGCGGCGCCCGGGTCTCGCACTTCAACTACTTCGCCAACGAGAGCACGGTCAATGCCATCACGGATGCGCTGCTGGAGACGGCGCCGGCCGACTTCGCAACCATCGGCCCGCTGTCCTGGGCCGGCGAGGACGCCAGTGGCACCCGCGCCGCGCGCGCCGTGACGCGTTCGCGCGGTGCCAATGCGGCCGACGCGGCCAACCGCCCGGCAGTGTTCGTGCTGCCCGGCATCCTGGGCTCCAATCTCAAGCTCGACGGCAAGCGCATCTGGCTCGGTTTTCGCTTCGTCAACGGTCTGAAGAAGCTGGCGTGGGACCCGGCGACGGCCGCGCGCATCGAGCCCGACGGCCCGATCGGCAGTACCTACGACGACCTGATCGAGCGCCTGGCCGACAGCCACGAGGTGATCCCCTTCGCCTACGACTGGCGCCGCCCGATCGAAGACGAAGCGCAGCGCCTGGCGGCAGCGGTGGATGCGGCGCTCGCCGCGCGCAACACCAGCCAGCAACCGGTGCGTCTGCTCGCGCACTCGATGGGTGGGCTGGTAGCACGCACCATGCGCCTGGAAAAACCCGACACCTGGGCCCGCATGATGGCGCGTGAGGGCGCGCGCCTCCTGATGCTGGGCACGCCCAACGGCGGCTCGTGGGCGCCGATGCAGACGCTCTCGGGCGACGACACCTTCGGCAACGCGCTGGTCGCCTTCGGTGCGCTGTTCGACAACGGCGGCGCGCGCCAGATGATGGCCGGCCTGCCCGGCTTCATCCAGTTGCAGGCCGCACTGCTCGACCCCACGCTCGGCCTCGATAAGTCCAGCACCTGGCAGAAGCTGGCCGACCAGGACATGGCGGCGCTGCGTGAGCGCAGCATCTGGCACGACGAGGGCGCGCAGCGCACCATCTACGAGTGGGGCGCACCGCCGCAAGCGGTGCTCGACCAGGCCGTGCAATTGCGCCGGCGCCTGGATGCGCAGGTCGAAACCCTGGGCGCCGATGCGCCGAAGATGCTGCTGGTAGTCGGCCACGCACGCTTCACACCGGCTGGCATCACACAGACCACCGACGGCCTCGAGTACCTCGACGCGCCGGACGACGGCGACGGCCGCGTCACGCTGGCGAGCGCACTGCTGCCGGGCGTGCGCACCTGGAAGGTCGATGCCGAACACGGCAAGCTGCCCGACGAAGCGAGCGCCTTCGCGGCCTACATCGAACTGCTCAGCAGCGGCCAGACCACCCAGCTGGAAATCGTGGAGTCCGCCGCCCCCGGCGTGCGCGGCGCCGCCGGTGCGGCCGCAGCCGTGGCGGCGCTGGTGCGCAACCGGCCTTCGCGCGGGCTGCAATCGTCGCGCCCACCGTCGAGCGAAGCCGAGGTGCTGGACCTGGCGCGCAGCGATACCGAAGCCCGCAGCGCACGAGGCAAAAGCACGGCGCTGCGCGTGTCGGTGTACAACGGTGACATCAAGTTCGTCAGCCAGCCGCTGCTGGTCGGGCACTACCGCTCGCTGGCGCTGACCGGGACCGAGTGGGTCGTTGATGGCCTCGTCGGCCACGCCATGAGCAAGTCGCTCGCGGCCGGCCTGTACCCCGACGCCACCGGCTCGCACCAGATCTTCGGCAACCAGCGCCATGACCCGGAGAATGTGTTCGCCATGGCGCGCCCGCAGGCGGTGGTGGTGGCCGGACTGGGTGAAGAGGGCAAGCTGCGCGCGAGTGAACTGGTCTACACCGTGCGCCAGGCGGTGCTGGCGTATGCGCAGCGGGTGTCGGAGCAGGGCGGCGTGGCGCAGTTCGAACTGGCAGCCACGCTGATCGGCAGCGGCGGCACCGGCATCAGTGCCGGCAGCTCGGCGCAATTGATCGCGCAGGGCGTGTTCGAGGCCAGCCAGAAATTGCAGCAGGGCGGCTGGCCGCAGCTGAGCCGCCTGATCCTGGTGGAGTTCTACCTGGACCGCGCCAGCGACGCCTGGCGCTCGCTGCAGGTGCAATCGACCGCCACGCCGAACCAGCTGGAGCTGGTGGGCCTGATCACCTCGGGCGACGGTGCCCTGCGGCGTTCGCTCGATTCGAGCTACCGCGGCGCCGCCCACGACCTGATCAGCGCCCTGACCGGCCCGCACGACAAGAACGACCAGCCGACGATCCAGTATGTGCTCGACACGCGGCGCGCCCGCACCGAAGTGCGGGCCCAGCAGGCACAGGGCACGCTGCTCAGGGAGCTGGTGGCCAAGGCCTCGAACGACTCGAACCGCGATGCGCAGATCGGGCGCACGCTGTTCAAGTTGCTGGTGCCGGTGGAGATGGAGCCGTTCCTGGGTGGCACCTCCGAGATGCTGATCGAGCTCGACGCCGGCTCGGCCGTGATCCCCTGGGAACTGCTCGACACCGATGCGCCGGCGCACAGCGGCGGCGACCCGCGGCCCTGGGCGATCCGCAGCAAGCTGCTGCGCAAGCTGCGCACCGAAGATTTTCGGGCCCAGGTGTCGGATGCCAACGCCGACGACAGCGTGCTGGTGATCGGCGAGCCGCTGAGCGACCCCACGCGCTACCCGCCGCTGCCCGGCGCCCGGGCCGAAGCCATCGCGGTCATGACCCGGCTCACCAGCGCTACCGATGGGATTCAGTCGGGCAAGGTGCGTTCGCTGGTCAGCGGCGAAGACGATGCGCGCAGCGTGATCAACGCGCTGTTCGAGCGCCCCTACCGCGTCGTGCATGTCGCCGGCCATGGCGCCCCCGGCGCCCGCGGCGGCGTGGTGCTGTCGGGCGACACTTTTTTGGGTGCCGCCGAGATCAAGGCCATGCGCGTCGTGCCCGAGCTGGTGTTCCTGAACTGCTGCCACCTGGCCGGGCGCGACGCCTCGCTGACGCTGCAGCCCTACGACCGCGCGAGTTTTGCGGCCAACATCGCGCAGGCGCTGATCGAAGTCGGCGTGCGCTGCGTGATCGCCGCCGGCTGGGCCGTGGAGGACGGGCCGGCCGAAAAGTTCGCCACCACCTTCTACGCGGTGCTGTTGCGCGGCGAGCGTTTCATCGACGCCGTCGCGGCGGCGCGTGAAGCGGCCTGGCGCGAGAGTCCGCAGGGCAATACCTGGGCTGCCTACCAGTGTTATGGCGACCCGGGCTGGACCTGGCGCCGCGGCGGCGCCGACGCCCAGCGCAAGGCGCCACCGGTGGGCGACGAGTTCGTGGCGGTGTCGTCGCCGGTGGCGCTGGCGCTGGCACTCGAAACCCTCGCCATCCGCAGCCGTTTCAGCCAGGTCAAAGCCGAGTTGCAGTGCGACAAACTGCATTTTCTCGAATCGAAGTTCGGCCCGCCCTGGGGCGCCATGGGCGCTGTCGCGGAGGCTTTCGGCCTGGCCTATGCCCAGGCCCAGGACAGCGCCAAGGCGATCGAGTGGTACCGCGTGGCGGTCCATGCGGCGGATGGCAGCGCCTCGTTCCGGGCCGCCGAACAACTCGGCAATCAGCTGGCGCGCTACGGCGAGGGCCTCAGCGATGCGGCGCGCGCGCGCCGGTTGATCGAGGAAGGCATCGCGCAGCTCAGCCGGCTGGTCGCGCTGCAAGCCACCTTTGAGCGCGAGAGCCTGCTTGGTTCCGCATGGAAGCGCCTGGTGTTGCTTGAAACCCGTACCGGCAACGCGGGCGCCTCGCTCCAGGCGCTGGAGCAAATGGCGGCGCACTATGCCAACGCAGAGACCCTGGCCCGCCAGGGGCAGGCCGCCAATCTGTTCTACCCGGCCAAGAACTGCATCAGTGCCGAGCTGCGGCTGGCGTTCTTGCATCGGCGCGCGCCGCGGCTGGCGGCGGACCGGCTGCGTGCGGTGCGTGAATCGCTGGACCAGGCAAGCATGGAGAAGCCTGATTTCTGGTCGGTGGCCGGGCAAACCGAGCTGGGTCTGCTCGAGGCCCTGGCGCAAGGCCGCCTGGCGGGCTCCGGGCCTGCGTTGATGGATGCCTTTCGAGAGCTCAAGCTGCGCGTGCCAGCCACGTCGAGCTGGGACTCGGTCTACACGGATGCGCGCTTCACGCTGGAACCCTATCAGCGGGTTGCCAGTGCGCCCGAGCAGCGCGCTGCGGTCGAGCTGTTGAATGGCCTGAAGGCGCTGGCGGCCGCATGAATGCCACGGGCGCGGCGTCTCCCGATGTGTTTGTCAGCTATGCGCGCGAAGACCGGCCGCTCGCCGAGCAACTCGCGCAAGCCTTGAGTGCGAGCGGGCTGCAGGTCTGGTGGGACCGCGATCTGGCTGCCGGCAGCGAATTCACGGCGGTGATCGAGGCCCAACTGCTGGGCGCGGCCGTCGTCATGGTGCTGTGGTCAGCCGACTCGGTGCGTTCGACCTTCGTGCGCGATGAGTCTTCTCGTGCCGCCAAAACGGGCAAGCTGCTGCCGGTGCGCATCGAAGATGTCGAGCTGCCGCTCGGTTTTGGCCAGTTGCACACGCTGGATCTGCTGGACTGGGACGGCGATGCCAGCGACGAAGCCTTCCAGAATCTGCTGTTTGAAGTGCGCCGACGCCGGGCACCGGACCTTGCGCTCGAGCGACCGCGCCTGAGCCGCAAGTGGCCGCGCCGTTCCACACTGATGACAGCTGCCGCGCTGGCGCTGGTGCTGGGTGGCACCGCCACTTGGTACGTTCGCGATCAGCGCCAGGGCGAAGTCGTTGTGCAGGCCGAAAAGCAGCGCCGCATCGACTTTGACAAGAGCGAAGCTGATCGCCACTTTCGCGCCGGGCTGGACCAGCAATACGCC contains these protein-coding regions:
- a CDS encoding caspase family protein; the encoded protein is MAFDKTANTKARGLSLHIGLNSVNGDAYSGWTGPLAACEFDANDMAAIAKTRGMKSTVLLTKKATRANTLAGLRSAAKSLKAGDLFFMSYSGHGGQVPDVNGDEPDKKDETWCLFDGQLIDDELYLELSKFKAGVRILVLSDSCHSGSVTRELPPPPPPPGQRIKLMPDAVARRVYGEHQAFYDKLQQDVTDAASKAGVDPDAALAALTQVGAAAHATALVGSFHPAVILISGCQDNQTSMDGEHNGAFTEALLKVWNLGKFSGNYDTFHTRIRAALPTGQSPNLFTLGQAGNFLAQTPFTV
- a CDS encoding CHAT domain-containing protein, producing the protein MLAMATRAQDISFVIPGQAQAGGATRGSSKASVRVGAQRGGAEAVRVTARPGEDVVVLTIANGPTLYLHPEDARDLMRAQSAGATRGTVNAADDSEVVVSPQLGWPGLEAGATRGATRGWMGQTVLSAFELITGLAKDPAAKLAAAAITRKVDGAVDAGVYELSATALEPLKGSGRKRDAVPAAADGGPLLVLVHGTFVDSVSTFGKLWTLHPQTVRALFQHYGDRVYALDHPTLGQSPIANALTLVRAVPAGARLHLLTHSRGGLVAEVLVRACGGKPPGSEELALFDGADYRQQRADLQTLAQEAMAKGLKIERVVRVACPARGTLLASKRLDAYLSVLKWSLELGGVPVAPQLLDFLCEVARRRAQPDELPGLEAMMPGSPLVQWLNGGSGDGDALPGELLVVAGDMEGDSIGSWVKTLLSDAFYWTDNDLIVQTRSMYGGAPRAASAAGAGASFVLDRGARVSHFNYFANESTVNAITDALLETAPADFATIGPLSWAGEDASGTRAARAVTRSRGANAADAANRPAVFVLPGILGSNLKLDGKRIWLGFRFVNGLKKLAWDPATAARIEPDGPIGSTYDDLIERLADSHEVIPFAYDWRRPIEDEAQRLAAAVDAALAARNTSQQPVRLLAHSMGGLVARTMRLEKPDTWARMMAREGARLLMLGTPNGGSWAPMQTLSGDDTFGNALVAFGALFDNGGARQMMAGLPGFIQLQAALLDPTLGLDKSSTWQKLADQDMAALRERSIWHDEGAQRTIYEWGAPPQAVLDQAVQLRRRLDAQVETLGADAPKMLLVVGHARFTPAGITQTTDGLEYLDAPDDGDGRVTLASALLPGVRTWKVDAEHGKLPDEASAFAAYIELLSSGQTTQLEIVESAAPGVRGAAGAAAAVAALVRNRPSRGLQSSRPPSSEAEVLDLARSDTEARSARGKSTALRVSVYNGDIKFVSQPLLVGHYRSLALTGTEWVVDGLVGHAMSKSLAAGLYPDATGSHQIFGNQRHDPENVFAMARPQAVVVAGLGEEGKLRASELVYTVRQAVLAYAQRVSEQGGVAQFELAATLIGSGGTGISAGSSAQLIAQGVFEASQKLQQGGWPQLSRLILVEFYLDRASDAWRSLQVQSTATPNQLELVGLITSGDGALRRSLDSSYRGAAHDLISALTGPHDKNDQPTIQYVLDTRRARTEVRAQQAQGTLLRELVAKASNDSNRDAQIGRTLFKLLVPVEMEPFLGGTSEMLIELDAGSAVIPWELLDTDAPAHSGGDPRPWAIRSKLLRKLRTEDFRAQVSDANADDSVLVIGEPLSDPTRYPPLPGARAEAIAVMTRLTSATDGIQSGKVRSLVSGEDDARSVINALFERPYRVVHVAGHGAPGARGGVVLSGDTFLGAAEIKAMRVVPELVFLNCCHLAGRDASLTLQPYDRASFAANIAQALIEVGVRCVIAAGWAVEDGPAEKFATTFYAVLLRGERFIDAVAAAREAAWRESPQGNTWAAYQCYGDPGWTWRRGGADAQRKAPPVGDEFVAVSSPVALALALETLAIRSRFSQVKAELQCDKLHFLESKFGPPWGAMGAVAEAFGLAYAQAQDSAKAIEWYRVAVHAADGSASFRAAEQLGNQLARYGEGLSDAARARRLIEEGIAQLSRLVALQATFERESLLGSAWKRLVLLETRTGNAGASLQALEQMAAHYANAETLARQGQAANLFYPAKNCISAELRLAFLHRRAPRLAADRLRAVRESLDQASMEKPDFWSVAGQTELGLLEALAQGRLAGSGPALMDAFRELKLRVPATSSWDSVYTDARFTLEPYQRVASAPEQRAAVELLNGLKALAAA